A window from Drosophila yakuba strain Tai18E2 chromosome 3L, Prin_Dyak_Tai18E2_2.1, whole genome shotgun sequence encodes these proteins:
- the LOC6533279 gene encoding Down syndrome cell adhesion molecule-like protein Dscam2 isoform X5, translating into MWISSRFYVILLLLNLDATCSEPFEAHLRGPGFVMEPPGRVEFSNSSGGWLDCSASGSPQPTVDWVHADGSAVTEIHGVRRVLRNGTLVLMPFAAAAYHQDVHNTIYRCIASNSVGRIVSRDVQVRAVVAQAYKVDVEVLSAARGCTAILRCVVPTFVKELVRVVSWVHEPAIYIYPSLQGDGKFHLLPTGELLIHNLQESDESQSFRCRSMHRLTRQVVVSSPTRLRINSHRGIISPSVVEHTAHVQVSQDEGAVLLCVAQGCPSPEYSWFTHNGAGPLPVLSGPRVRLLGPILAIEAVTGEDSGVYKCTAGNVGGEASAELRLTVATPIQVEISPNVLSVHMGGTAEFRCLVTSNGSPVGMQNILWYKDGRQLPSSGRVEDTLVVPRVSRENRGMYQCVVRRPEGDTFQATAELQLGDAPPVLLYSFIEQTLQPGPAVSLKCSAAGNPTPQISWTLDGFPLPSNGRFMIGQYITVHGDVISHVNISHVMVEDGGEYACNAENRAGRVQHAARLNIYGLPYIRLIPKVTAVSGETLNLKCPVAGYPIEEIHWERGGRELPDDIRQRVQPDGSLTISPVQKNSDSGVYTCWARNKQGHSARRSGEVTVIVPPKLSPFQTNILQLNMGDRASLTCSVVKGDLPLTINWRKDGRPIDPTQHMSVKQVDQYNSILVIENLGSDHTGNYSCVVRNSAAEVENSQALLVNVPPRWIVEPVDANVERNRHIMLHCQAQGVPTPSIVWKKATGSKSGEYEEVRERPFTKLLGNGSLLLQHVKEDREGFYLCQANNGIGTGIGKVIQLKVNSSPYFSSTSRSVMVKKGDTALLQCAVSGDKPINIVWMRSGKNTLNPSTNYKISVKQEATPDGVSAELQIRTVDATDSGPYFCRASNLYGNDQQLVQLQVQEPPLPPSVLEAAMISSRSVNIKWQPKTLGTGDVTKYIVEFREADHSLPPALFVDQWQQIEVKDPPHFNAMIENLKPATRYAFRVIAEGSAGRSAPSQELIVRTEPQRPAGPPLSLSARPLSSTELLISWVAPLPELRHGDIQGYNVGYKLSSSGNTAYNFTSVSGDGDGGNGELLLSGLAKFARYTVVVQAFNQVGPGPLSEPTAAQTMEDVPSRPPEDVRCAALSSQSLQVSWQPPPIYHTNGLLQGYKLIFEPIIDDIQPSKDEVESRKTTALTMVLTGLRKYTNYSIQVLAHTRMGDGVVSKPLFCHSEEDVPEAPADIKVVSSSSQSLYISWLPPNEPNGVITKYSLYTRVVNGREELNNEKRSLPSQQAYYEAKGLHPHMEYQFWVTASTRVGEGKSSRVSSQITTNRIPARIISFGGPVVRPWRSTVTLPCTAVGKPKREWFKSDVALRQGGLHNSQLLDSGDLIISSLQLADGGNYSCQVDNGIGTDRLTHTLMVQVPPTAPVLYVTSATSSSILMHWKCGFTGNAPITGYTLFYRRANGNTDEMQLSRHASSHELKGLMCGSTYQIHLSAQNKVGTSPTSTILHVRTQGQSPGHPASTALLAPNSTSLLVRLHSWPDNGCPLLYFVLQYRAVTEDPDAEWVLVSNALKPQRRIVVNNLQPSTLYQLRMEAHNVAGISQAEFNFVTLTKDGDPPPPEIMHRGHGGQTNVIFANINLLIPTIAAVSGMFCTIIMIIVCYRHKQSQIQKESLENRANSEAAQRERYYATIHKVSMQNNDKIPETSEDISPYATFQLSEAGGNMSQPHHGGPANTLLHSFMYHERALAEGCSSPPPAASKNRRRHSRKTEPESEESESDQDQLTSSRTESSNQHEGKIKHSIIYHGAQSSTSSDLSPMSEQKSLPRRGRSRYHHQQYQFSTNTTPRHHNSNKMNNNTTSNTNTTATNTTATPSTSSNSNKILSPRGGNLKSISSTFKSQDSIQCHIPTLVKSPSISTQQQKQFHKQQLQNSSNNSQHSSSNPNSSSLKQQQPLLITPKLHQLEANGQELLGLDGIGNSPLVACMPPSSQFRPIPHKSIMPAHEPPHHHNHNQQSHPHQQQQQHPGTLLNPSTAMLSSKFFTAPTLPK; encoded by the exons ATGCCACCTGCAGTGAACCGTTCGAAGCCCACCTGCGCGGTCCCGGATTCGTGATGGAGCCACCTGGTCGGGTGGAGTTCTCGAACTCCTCCGGCGGCTGGCTGGACTGCTCGGCCTCCGGAAGTCCGCAGCCGACGGTCGACTGGGTGCACGCGGATGGTTCGGCGGTGACCGAGATCCATGGGGTGCGACGTGTCCTGCGGAACGGGACGCTCGTCCTGATGCCGttcgccgccgccgcctaCCACCAGGATGTGCACAACACGATCTATCGCTGCATTGCCAGCAATTCGGTGGGTCGCATCGTCTCGCGGGACGTGCAAGTGAGGGCGG TTGTGGCCCAGGCCTACAAGGTGGACGTGGAGGTGCTGTCTGCCGCGCGGGGATGCACCGCCATTCTGCGCTGCGTGGTGCCCACGTTCGTCAAGGAATTGGTACGAGTGGTCTCGTGGGTTCATGAACCCGCTATCTACATCTATCCCTCGTTGCAAGGCG ATGGCAAATTCCACTTGCTGCCCACCGGCGAGCTGCTCATCCACAATCTGCAGGAGAGCGATGAGTCGCAGTCCTTCCGCTGCCGCAGCATGCACCGCCTCACCCGCCAGGTGGTCGTCAGTTCACCCACCCGACTGCGTATTAATT CGCATCGCGGCATCATTTCGCCCAGCGTGGTGGAGCACACGGCTCATGTGCAGGTGTCGCAGGACGAGGGCGCGGTGCTCCTGTGCGTCGCTCAGGGCTGTCCTTCGCCCGAATACAG CTGGTTCACCCACAATGGAGCCGGACCCCTGCCCGTACTAAGTGGTCCTCGTGTCCGACTGCTCGGTCCCATTCTGGCCATTGAGGCCGTGACTGGCGAGGATTCCGGCGTCTACAAGTGCACGGCCGGCAATGTGGGCGGCGAGGCTAGTGCCGAGCTCCGGCTCACGGTGGCCACGCCCATTCAAGTGGAAATCTCACCGAACGTACTCAGCGTTCATATGGGCGGCACCGCGGAGTTCCGGTGCCTGGTCACCAGCAACGGCAGCCCCGTGGGCATGCAGAATATCCTGTGGTACAAGGACGGCCGCCAGCTGCCCTCCTCGGGCCGCGTGGAGGACACGCTGGTGGTGCCACGGGTGAGTCGCGAGAACCGCGGCATGTACCAGTGCGTGGTGCGACGTCCCGAGGGCGATACGTTCCAGGCCACCGCCGAGCTGCAACTGGGAG ATGCGCCGCCCGTGCTCCTCTACAGCTTTATCGAGCAGACCCTGCAGCCAGGACCAGCTGTGAGCCTCAAGTGCTCCGCTGCCGGCAATCCTACGCCGCAAATTTCATGGACACTGGACGGATTTCCGCTGCCATCAAACGGAAG ATTTATGATCGGACAATACATCACCGTGCATGGCGATGTAATTAGTCATGTTAACATAAGCCACGTCATGGTCGAGGATGGTGGCGAGTACGCCTGCAACGCCGAGAATCGCGCAGGACGAGTGCAGCATGCGGCGCgcttgaatatttatg GCCTTCCATACATTCGACTAATACCGAAGGTAACTGCCGTCTCCGGCGAGACATTGAATCTGAAGTGCCCGGTGGCCGGCTATCCCATCGAGGAGATCCACTGGGAGCGTGGAGGACGCGAACTGCCGGATGACATACGTCAACGTGTCCAGCCGGACGGCTCGCTGACCATCAGTCCCGTGCAGAAGAACTCCGATTCCGGCGTCTATACGTGCTGGGCGAGGAACAAGCAGGGTCACAGTGCCCGGCGGAGTGGCGAGGTGACGGTCATAG TGCCGCCGAAGCTCAGTCCCTTCCAAACCAACATCCTGCAGCTGAACATGGGCGATCGGGCCTCGCTCACCTGCTCGGTGGTGAAGGGCGATCTCCCGCTGACCATCAACTGGCGCAAGGATGGCCGACCCATCGATCCCACCCAGCACATGTCCGTGAAGCAGGTGGACCAGTACAACAGCATCCTGGTGATCGAGAATCTGGGCAGTGATCACACGGGGAACTACTCCTGTGTGGTGCGCAATTCCGCCGCCGAGGTGGAGAACTCACAGGCCCTGCTGGTCAATG TGCCACCTCGCTGGATCGTCGAGCCCGTGGACGCGAATGTGGAGCGCAATCGCCACATTATGCTGCACTGCCAGGCGCAGGGTGTGCCCACACCCAGCATCGTGTGGAAGAAGGCTACAG GCAGCAAATCGGGAGAGTACGAGGAAGTCCGCGAGCGTCCCTTCACCAAGCTCCTGGGCAATGGctccctgctgctgcagcacgTGAAGGAGGATCGCGAGGGCTTCTATCTGTGCCAGGCCAACAATGGCATCGGCACCGGCATCGGAAAGGTCATCCAGCTGAAAGTGAACT CCTCGCCGTACTTCTCGTCCACGTCGCGCTCCGTGATGGTGAAGAAGGGCGACACGGCGCTGCTTCAATGTGCCGTCAGTGGGGACAAGCCGATTAACATTGTTTGGATGCGCTCGGGCAAGAATACGCTGAATCCGTCAACCAATTACAA GATCTCGGTGAAGCAGGAGGCCACACCGGATGGCGTGTCCGCCGAGCTGCAAATCCGCACCGTGGACGCCACCGACAGTGGTCCGTACTTCTGTCGGGCCAGCAATCTGTATGGCAACGATCAGCAGCTGGTGCAGCTGCAGGTGCAGGAGCCACCACTGCCACCCAGTGTCCTGGAGGCGGCCATGATCAGCAGTCGTTCGGTGAACATCAAGTGGCAGCCCAAAACTCTGGGCACCGGCGATGTGACCAAGTACATCGTGGAGTTCCGCGAGGCAGATC ATTCTCTTCCACCAGCTTTGTTCGTGGACCAGTGGCAGCAGATCGAGGTCAAGGATCCGCCACACTTCAATGCCATGATCGAGAACCTTAAGCCGGCGACACGTTACGCTTTCCGTGTGATTGCCGAGGGCTCGGCCGGACGCAGTGCGCCCAGTCAGGAGCTGATTGTGCGCACGGAACCACAGCGCCCAGCAGGACCTCCGCTTAGCCTCTCCGCCAGACCTTTGTCCTCCACCGAGCTGCTCATCAGTTGGGTGGCTCCATTGCCGGAGCTGCGACATGGTGACATTCAGGGCTACAATGTGGGCTACAAGCTGTCCAGTTCGGGCAACACGGCATACAACttcacttccgtttccggcgatggcgatggtggcAATGGAGAGCTACTACTCAGCGGACTGGCCAAGTTCGCACGATACACCGTGGTGGTGCAGGCCTTCAATCAGGTTGGGCCAGGACCTCTTTCGGAACCCACCGCAGCTCAAACTATGGAAGATG TTCCTAGTCGGCCGCCAGAGGACGTGCGCTGTGCCGCCTTGTCCTCCCAATCGCTGCAGGTGTCCTGGCAACCACCGCCAATTTACCACACCAATGGACTGCTGCAGGGCTACAAGCTGATATTTGAGCCCATCATCGACGACATTCAGCCCAGCAAGGACGAAGTGGAGTCCAGGAAAACAACCGCACTTACCATGGTGCTGACAGGACTGCGAAAGTACACCAACTACAGCATTCAGGTGTTGGCACACACGCGTATGGGCGATGGCGTGGTATCGAAACCATTGTTTTGCCACAGCGAAGAGGATGTTCCCGAGGCACCGGCTGACATTAAAGTGGTGTCCAGTTCATCGCAATCCCTGTACATCTCTTGGCTGCCACCAAATGAGCCGAACGGCGTGATCACCAAGTACAGTCTATACACACGCGTGGTGAACGGTCGCGAGGAGCTGAACAATGAGAAGCGTAGTCTGCCCTCACAGCAGGCCTACTACGAAGCCAAGGGACTGCATCCGCATATGGAGTATCAGTTCTGGGTGACGGCCAGCACGCGAGTGGGCGAGGGCAAGAGTTCGCGAGTGTCCTCGCAAATAACCACGAATCGCATACCGGCTAGGATTATATCCTTCGGTGGCCCAGTGGTGCGTCCTTGGAGATCCACCGTTACTCTGCCATGCACGGCGGTCGGAAAACCCAAGCGGGAGTGGTTCAAATCGGATGTGGCACTGCGGCAAGGTGGACTGCACAACTCCCAGCTGTTGGACAGTGGCGATCTAATCATCTCCAGCCTGCAACTGGCGGATGGTGGCAACTACAGCTGTCAGGTGGACAACGGCATTGGAACGGATCGACTAACGCACACCCTTATGGTCCAAGTGCCACCTACAGCTCCCGTTCTCTATGTCACGAGTGCCACCTCGAGCAGCATCCTGATGCACTGGAAGTGCGGCTTCACGGGCAATGCACCCATCACCGGCTACACCTTGTTCTATCGGCGTGCCAATGGCAACACGGACGAGATGCAGTTGTCGCGTCATGCCTCCAGTCATGAGCTCAAGGGCCTGATGTGTGGCAGCACGTACCAGATCCATCTGAGTGCCCAGAACAAGGTGGGCACCTCGCCCACCAGCACCATTCTGCACGTGCGCACCCAGGGTCAGTCGCCTGGTCATCCGGCCTCCACCGCCCTTCTGGCCCCCAACTCGACCTCGCTGTTGGTCCGCTTGCACTCCTGGCCGGACAACGGGTGTCCTTTGCTCTACTTCGTCCTGCAGTACCGGGCGGTTACCGAGGATCCGGACGCGGAATGGGTGCTAG TTTCCAATGCCTTGAAGCCACAGCGTCGCATAGTGGTCAACAATCTGCAACCATCGACGCTCTATCAACTCCGCATGGAGGCGCACAATGTGGCTGGCATCTCGCAGGCGGAGTTCAACTTTGTGACCCTGACCAAGGATGGTGATCCACCGCCGCCGGAAATCATGCACCGTGGCCATGGTGGTCAAACCAATGTGATATTCGCCAATATAAACCTGCTCATTCCAACCATTGCGGCGGTATCGGGCATGTTCTGCACCATCATCATGATCATCGTTTGCTACAGACACA AGCAAAGTCAAATTCAAAAGGAATCACTCGAAAATCGAGCAAATTCAGAGGCTGCACAGCGGGAGCGGTATTATGCCACCATTCACAAGGTGTCCATGCAGAACAACGATAAGATTCCAG AAACCTCCGAGGACATCTCGCCGTACGCCACCTTCCAGCTGTCGGAGGCTGGGGGCAACATGTCGCAGCCGCACCATGGCGGACCGGCCAACACGCTGCTCCACTCGTTCATGTACCACGAGCGGGCCCTGGCCGAGGGCTGCTCGTCGCCACCACCAGCCGCG TCCAAGAACCGGAGGCGCCACTCCAGGAAGACGGAGCCGGAGAGTGAGGAGTCGGAATCGGACCAGGACCAGCTCACCTCCAGTCGCACCGAGTCCTCCAACCAGCACGAGGGCAAGATCAAGCACA GCATCATCTACCATGGAGCACAATCAAGCACCTCCTCCGATCTGTCACCAATGTCCGAACAGAAATCATTGCCCCGCCGCGGTCGCTCCAGGTATCATCATCAGCAATATCAGTTTTCCACCAATACCACACCGCGCcaccacaacagcaacaaaatgaacaacaacaccaccagcaacacGAACACCACAGCCACCAATACGACAGCCACACCATCGACATCGAGCAATTCGAACAAAATTCTATCGCCGCGCGGCGGAAATCTAAAATCCATATCGAGCACCTTCAAATCGCAAGACTCCATACAGTGCCACATACCCACATTGGTCAAGTCGCCATCGATCAGTAcacagcagcagaaacagttCCACAAGCAGCAGTTGCAGAATAGTAGTAACAATTCCCAGCATAGTAGCTCCAATCCGAACAGTAGTAGTTTGAAGCAACAGCAGCCCCTCCTGATCACCCCCAAGCTCCATCAGCTGGAGGCCAATGGCCAGGAGCTGTTGGGGCTGGACGGTATTGGTAATAGCCCGTTGGTAGCCTGCATGCCGCCCTCCTCACAGTTCCGCCCCATACCACACAAGTCCATAATGCCCGCGCATGAGCCACcgcaccaccacaaccacaaccagcAATCGCATcctcaccagcagcagcagcagcatccggGCACACTGCTCAATCCCTCGACGGCCATGCTCTCCTCCAAGTTCTTCACAGCGCCCACGCTGCCCAAATAG